Part of the Bacteroidota bacterium genome is shown below.
AAAGGAAAAAGTTCTAATTCTTCCGGAGATTTTATATAAGACTTTTCATAATTTAGAACCCCGTCTCTGTCAATGAAAATTGCTTTATTCTTTTGCCTCATTTTTATGATTACTAATTACAAATGTGAAATTAGTAGTTCTGCTACTTTTCTATCAATTGGAAAACTAAAATCAGTGAGCTTCAGTTCCTGAAGGCTAAGAAATCTGAACGATTGTGCACCATCAATGTTTCCAAAAAAATCGAAGGGTTTTTCAGAAACTGGGAATTTTATTTTTTCTTTAAATTTAAAAAAATAATATATGCTAATAAGTTGTGAATCTGTGAAATAATATGATTGCTGAAAAAAATCGCTCGTATAAAAATGTTCTATATCGCAAATTTCCTGACCAAATTCTTCAATAGCTTCTCGCTGCAAACAGTCGATGCTTCCTTCGCCAAATTCTAAGCCTCCCCCTGGAAATTT
Proteins encoded:
- a CDS encoding NUDIX domain-containing protein, which translates into the protein MTINKFNIRIYGLFLNEENKILISDEFRLGMKMTKFPGGGLEFGEGSIDCLQREAIEEFGQEICDIEHFYTSDFFQQSYYFTDSQLISIYYFFKFKEKIKFPVSEKPFDFFGNIDGAQSFRFLSLQELKLTDFSFPIDRKVAELLISHL